A region of Oncorhynchus kisutch isolate 150728-3 linkage group LG29, Okis_V2, whole genome shotgun sequence DNA encodes the following proteins:
- the LOC109878734 gene encoding uncharacterized protein LOC109878734: MRPRSRLLAKRGLPTIREGYEELVQDMNQANSLHLPPHGQVHSSLSTQDYFLSICQLACPTFPLAQPDCDILTVGSMASLRPCLRLHRLRDPVPLCQPLISNVSNHTQVEQEESQSECSGPERVVNVSSGQTSSRVLPSVSDPLEFIYGHGEALLLAACRAPDSQGCKGEGRESVTQLRPQPPLRADSFPRMCSTPLTQHKGSCPELCLMDPSDQEKQNPDPAPPQTSSSDQQKPDASSPLSWRFQNDSDRAPAGGRGKCTRYMDKHTMVSHWIADCHSAWREARVRVCMLPAIAEM, from the coding sequence ATGCGTCCCCGCTCCAGACTCCTGGCTAAGAGGGGCCTACCCACCATCAGGGAGGGATATGAGGAGCTGGTCCAGGACATGAACCAGGCCAACagcctccacctccctccccatgGCCAGGTCCACTCCTCTCTGTCTACCCAGGACTACTTCCTGTCCATCTGTCAGCTCGCCTGCCCAACCTTCCCCCTGGCCCAACCTGACTGTGACATCCTCACTGTAGGATCGATGGCCTCTCTGAGGCCCTGCCTGAGGCTGCACAGACTGAGGGACCCTGTGCCACTCTGTCAGCCTCTGATTTCCAACGTCAGCAACCACACACAGGTAGAGCAGGAGGAAAGTCAAAGTGAGTGTAGTGGCCCAGAGAGAGTGGTGAATGTCAGCTCAGGTCAGACCTCCAGTAGGGTTCTCCCCAGTGTCTCTGACCCCCTAGAGTTCATCTACGGTCATGGGGAGGCACTCCTCTTAGCTGCCTGTCGCGCCCCTGACTCACAGGGCTGTaagggtgaggggagagagagtgtgacccAGCTTCGACCACAACCCCCGCTACGCGCCGACAGTTTCCCACGCATGTGTTCCACGCCTCTGACACAGCACAAAGGCAGCTGCCCTGAGCTCTGCCTGATGGACCCCTCTGACCAAGAGAAGCAAAACCCTGACCCTGCTCCACCACAGACATCTTCATCAGACCAGCAGAAACCTGATGCCTCCAGCCCACTCTCCTGGAGGTTCCAGAACGACTCAGACAGGGCCCCTGCTGGTGGGAGGGGGAAGTGCACTCGCTACATGGACAAACACACAATGGTATCACACTGGATCGCTGACTGTCACTCGGCCTGGAGAGAAGCCCGAGTCAGGGTGTGCATGCTTCCTGCCATAGCAGAGATGTAG
- the LOC109878728 gene encoding putative monooxygenase p33MONOX, which produces MSRSGDIPALESGTSEGQLGGLSLPVGMTRRAMSYDDNMEAPMSPPPSDININNLWAKRPVVPPRRFRHQAEEDESTLTHAAPFDPGHRPNMPVVVKAKASSVIINSLMTKQTQDSMYRFEQQAGLRDTGYTPHKGLTAEETRHHHRMPESFQKMNIQTVDMGAGHKGGHEDKQTSSAQSTPNSTPQNSPKQNRRGWLSSQSSTASVSSSDLSTSSNTSVDMGAGEGGGAVERWGIFGPRPVVQKSTTDPGGFALQSYRGAQKPTPMEVMKAQATRLALDPAVNQQAPPKMEIPTTESSRLSARPHKLKPRDINILTPSGF; this is translated from the exons ATGTCCAGATCAGGCGATATACCAG CCCTGGAGTCTGGGACCTCAGAGGGGCAACTGGGAGGCCTGTCCCTACCTGTTGGCATGACCCGCCGTGCCATGAGCTATGATGACAACATGGAGGCGCCCATGTCGCCGCCTCCCTCTGATATCAACATCAACAACCTGTGGGCGAAGAGGCCCGTCGTCCCACCCAGGAGGTTCCGTCATCAGGCTGAG GAGGATGAATCTACCCTAACTCACGCTGCGCCTTTTGACCCTGGCCACAGGCCAAATATGCCTGTCGTGGTGAAGGCCAAAGCATCCTCCGTCATCATCAACTCTCTCATGACCA AGCAAACCCAGGACAGCATGTACAGGTTTGAGCAGCAGGCTGGGCTGAGAGACACTGGGTACACCCCCCATAAGGGCCTCACTGCTGAGGAGACCCGCCATCACCACCGCATGCCTGAGTCATTCCAA AAAATGAACATTCAAACTGTGGATATGGGAGCGGGACATAAGGGAGGACATGAGGACAAGCAAACATCATCTGCTCAGTCCACCCCTAATAGCACTCCTCAGAACTCACCTAAACAGAACCGCAG GGGCTGGTTGTCCAGCCAGAGCTCGACAGCATCTGTCAGTAGCTCAGACCTCAGTACCAGCTCTAACACCAGTGTGGACATGGGTGCCGGTGAGGGGGGAGGAGCAGTCGAACGCTGGGGTATCTTTGGACCACGTCCAGTTGTTCAGAAATCCACTACCGACCCAG GGGGTTTTGCTCTCCAGTCGTACCGCGGGGCCCAGAAGCCCACCCCCATGGAGGTGATGAAGGCTCAGGCCACTCGGCTGGCTCTTGACCCTGCTGTTAACCAACAGGCCCCTCCCAAGATGGAGATCCCCACCACGGAGAGCAGTAGACTGTCAGCACGGCCACACAAGCTCAAACCTCGAGACATAAATATCCTCACGCCCTCAGGTTTCTGA